From Rutidosis leptorrhynchoides isolate AG116_Rl617_1_P2 chromosome 3, CSIRO_AGI_Rlap_v1, whole genome shotgun sequence, a single genomic window includes:
- the LOC139902438 gene encoding putative 1-phosphatidylinositol-3-phosphate 5-kinase FAB1C: MGVVPDSSLLDLIEKVRSWVYWGTSDMNSLSGEVKMDDGGQKIMCFECEMRISEACIGYRCGKCSRMFCEGCVQSYGSFVVVESKSGAEAGLDIRSCKFCANFDVKQKFGGKFSHKIHPTDSPGQSPKAASPYCTGDRLDLKAVSVRHSTGRSDEDEGDDSLRSIVSPYSLDTSDLDSSSVNTRHEFYSFLSFGSSPTDSPNGTEFTYTRLRNCVQPDDQGTRTSLTDGSFDHEPTVAVLEGHQRGTEEHENVTNDNLINQYEPLDLENNGLIWFPLPLDDEESSFFSYADDDDDMIPAGDVFSSSENLMSVISENGKNFEHKKPLENVVQGHFRALVSQLLQSEYTAADDWLDIITSLAWQAANYVKPDTSRGGSMDPGDYVKIKCIATGSPNESMFVKGVVCTKNIKHKRMTSQYKNPRLLILGGALEYQRANNQLASMETLLQQEIDHLKTIVSRIESRRPNVLLVEKSVSSYAQEYLLAKDISLVSNVKRPLLERIARCTGTPITPSTDKISTTRLGQCELFCLEKFSEHHEPTNQSTKKPSKTLMFFEGCPRRLGCTVLLKGSCREELKKVKHVVQYAVFAAYHLSLETSFLADEGATLPKMTIIPSITVPEKANDENTLLTTSDDIDSPKPEEHDDVTVDNQNLQPMMNASVVSIPVAEESVSYASTERTEITDDSIEYYSATDGNQSILVSFSSRCVLTGNVCERSRLLRIKFYGCFDKPLGRYLQDDLFDQSSSCRSCDKPAETHVICYTHPQGNLTINVKRLPSLNLPGEKDGKIWMWHRCLRCAPVNGVPPATRRVVMSDAAWGLSFGKFLELSFSNHATANRIAGCGHSLQRDCLRFYGLGSMVVFFRYSPIDILSVRLPPSVLQFSGHVQQSWLKKELAELLNKTKAFYDEISDVLHRTEDKVSDTSEVYKHVEELKELLIKEKDVYIDLLGVEGSTEIDVFELNRLRHSLTIGLHVWDRRLLSLNSISKPSSVVEANHRRCYSTLEPIVDDSQPTVDLETNKFDSMDSLAGSVHNFGLAFEESNSMSSDGFDEEHALAASFLSDKIDSAWTGPLRQPLDDGRRTRLENRNFRRLTSSPARVHSFDSAITFQEKIKSQESRQHMNMVKVKDPICNLHRSYSQVFSYEDLKMDFFWRTKTLLISRTTSFLPVGAHLMLPNGSQNTVIAVYDNEPTSIICYALASKEYEEWFTDKPYLNRNHSVASKLSWQSFGSNDFDYMQFSNYGSDDHSTAIGSLFTDPKSSHHLTIPFEDESGPGGKVKYSVTCYFAKQFDSLRKKCCPSEVDYMRSLSRCKRWCAQGGKSNADFAKSLDERFIIKGVTKTELDSFEEFAPQYFKYLTDSLNSGSPTCLAKIVGIYQVNVKHMRGGKETKTHVMVMENLFFKKNISRVYDLKGSARSRYNSDLTGTMLDMNLLEALRTNPILLGSKAKRNLERAVWNDTSFLASIDVMDYSLLVGVDENSKELVLGIIDFMRQYTWDKQLETWVKASGILGGPKNASPTIISPKQYKRRFRKAMTSYFLTVPDQWSL, encoded by the exons ATGGGAGTAGTACCTGATAGTTCACTACTAGATTTGATTGAAAAGGTTAGATCTTGGGTTTATTGGGGAACTAGTGATATGAATTCTTTGTCTGGTGAAGTCAAAATGGATGATGGTGGTCAAAAAATCATGTGTTTTGAATGCGAAATGAGAATTTCGGAGGCCTGTATCGGTTATCGATGTGGGAAGTGTAGCCGGATGTTTTGTGAGGGCTGTGTGCAAAGTTATGGTTCATTTGTTGTTGTGGAATCGAAAAGTGGTGCAGAAGCTGGCCTTGATATTAGATCTTGCAAATTTTGTGCTAATTTTGATGTCAAACAAAAATTTGGTGGCAAATTTAGTCATAAGATACATCCTACTGATTCACCTGGACAAagcccgaaagcagcgtcaccgtaTTGTACTGGTGACAGGCTCGATCTTAAAGCGGTATCTGTTCGTCACTCAACTGGCAG GAGTGATGAAGATGAGGGAGATGATTCTTTAAGAAGCATTGTGAGCCCGTATAGTCTTGATACGTCAGATCTAGATTCGAGTAGTGTCAATACGAGGCATGAATTTTACAGTTTTTTGTCTTTCGGTTCGAGTCCTACTGACAGCCCAAATGGGACCGAGTTTACTTACACTAGACTTAGGAATTGTGTACAGCCCGATGATCAGGGAACTCGTACGTCTCTAACCGATGGTTCCTTCGACCACGAACCAACGGTGGCTGTTTTGGAAGGCCACCAACGTGGGACCGAAGAACATGAAAACGTTACTAACGATAATTTAATAAACCAATACGAGCCATTAGATCTTGAAAACAATGGTCTCATTTGGTTTCCTCTGCCATTAGACGATGAAGAAAGTAGTTTCTTTTCGTATGCTGACGATGATGATGACATGATCCCGGCGGGTGACGTTTTCTCGTCTAGTGAAAACCTTATGAGTGTTATTTCAGAAAATGGTAAAAACTTCGAGCATAAGAAGCCGTTGGAGAATGTTGTTCAGGGTCATTTTAGAGCTCTTGTATCGCAACTATTGCAATCGGAATACACGGCAGCAGATGATTGGCTCGATATAATAACGTCGTTAGCCTGGCAAGCAGCTAACTATGTGAAACCCGATACTAGCAGAGGTGGCAGCATGGATCCTGGTGATTACGTAAAGATCAAATGTATAGCTACAGGAAGCCCTAATGAAAG CATGTTCGTCAAAGGAGTAGTTTGTACGAAAAATATAAAGCACAAACGCATGACATCACAGTACAAGAACCCTAGGTTGCTTATTTTAGGTGGAGCCCTTGAGTATCAGCGTGCTAACAATCAGCTGGCTTCTATGGAGACACTACTGCAACAG GAAATTGATCATCTGAAGACGATCGTGTCAAGGATAGAGTCCCGTCGTCCGAATGTGCTTCTGGTCGAAAAGAGCGTATCTTCGTACGCTCAAGAATATCTTCTGGCTAAGGATATTTCGTTGGTTTCAAATGTTAAACGCCCGTTATTGGAGCGTATAGCCCGGTGCACCGGTACACCTATTACTCCATCTACAGATAAGATCTCCACCACTCGATTAGGCCAATGCGAGTTATTCTGTTTGGAAAAATTCTCTGAACACCATGAACCAACCAATCAATCCACAAAGAAACCGTCCAAGACCTTGATGTTCTTTGAAGGTTGCCCTAGACGTTTAGGTTGCACG GTCTTGCTAAAAGGATCATGTCGGGAAGAACTTAAAAAAGTCAAACATGTTGTTCAGTATGCAGTCTTTGCTGCGTATCATCTATCTCTAGAAACTTCTTTTTTGGCCGATGAGGGTGCTACTTTACCTAAAATGACCATAATACCCTCAATAACAGTGCCTGAAAAGGCAAATGACGAGAACACTTTACTGACTACCTCAGACGATATCGACTCCCCCAAACCTGAAGAACATGATGATGTAACTGTTGATAATCAAAATCTTCAACCGATGATGAATGCAAGTGTCGTATCGATCCCTGTTGCAGAAGAAAGTGTATCGTATGCTTCAACTGAAAGAACTGAAATAACGGATGACTCGATAGAATATTATTCAGCAACTGATGGCAATCAGAGCATACTAGTATCGTTTTCTAGTCGATGCGTGTTAACCGGTAACGTATGTGAACGATCAAGACTCTTGCGAATAAAATTTTATGGCTGCTTCGATAAACCACTCGGGAGGTACctacaagatgaccttttcgatcag TCGTCATCGTGTAGATCTTGTGACAAACCAGCTGAAACCCATGTGATATGCTACACTCACCCACAGGGGAATTTAACAATTAACGTTAAACGACTTCCGTCATTGAACCTACCCGGAGAAAAAGACGGAAAGATCTGGATGTGGCACAGGTGTCTACGGTGTGCCCCCGTAAACGGGGTCCCGCCAGCGACTCGTAGGGTGGTTATGTCTGATGCTGCGTGGGGCCTATCTTTTGGCAAATTTTTGGAACTTAGTTTTTCAAATCACGCTACTGCTAATCGTATCGCAGGTTGTGGTCATTCTTTGCAACGAGACTGCCTTCGTTTCTACGG ATTGGGAAGTATGGTTGTGTTTTTCCGTTACTCGCCTATCGATATTCTTTCTGTTCGTTTACCGCCGTCTGTCTTACAATTTAGCGGTCACGTTCAACAGAGTTGGTTAAAGAAAGAATTAGCCGAG CTTTTGAACAAGACAAAAGCGTTTTACGATGAGATATCAGATGTATTACATCGGACCGAAGATAAGGTTTCAGATACAAGTGAAGTATATAAACACGTCGAGGAGTTGAAAGAATTGCTAATTAAAGAAAAAGATGTTTACATT GATCTGCTTGGTGTAGAAGGTTCGACCgaaattgatgtttttgaattGAACCGTTTAAGACATTCTCTCACGATTGGTTTGCATGTTTGGGATCGAAGGCTTTTGTCTTTAAATTCTATCTCAAAACCGAGTTCTGTTGTGGAGGCCAATCACCGAAGATGTTATTCAACCCTTGAACCTATTGTTGATGATAGTCAACCAACTGTTGACCTGGAAACCAATAAATTTGACTCGATGGATTCGCTTGCAGGATCGGTTCATAATTTCGGTTTAGCCTTTGAGGAATCTAATTCGATGTCTTCTGATGGGTTCGATGAAGAACACGCGTTGGCTGCATCGTTTCTTTCCGACAAGATCGACTCCGCATGGACCGGACCGTTAAGACAACCGTTAGATGACGGACGAAGGACCCGACTCGAAAACCGAAACTTTAGAAGGCTAACTTCTTCGCCCGCTAGGGTCCATTCATTTGATTCCGCCATTACCTTTCAAGagaaaatcaagagtcaagaatcAAGACAACATATGAATATGGTCAAAGTCAAAGATCCGATTTGCAACTTACACAGGAGTTACTCGCAAGTTTTCTCCTATGAAGATTTAAAAATGGACTTTTTTTGGAGGACGAAAACGTTACTCATTTCCCGAACAACGTCTTTTCTCCCTGTCGGTGCCCACTTAATGCTTCCTAACGGTAGTCAAAACACGGTGATTGCGGTTTATGACAACGAGCCGACGAGTATAATTTGTTATGCCCTTGCATCTAAGGAATACGAAGAATGGTTTACTGATAAACCGTATCTTAATCGAAACCATTCGGTTGCTTCAAAGCTTTCTTGGCAATCGTTCGGTTCTAACGATTTCGACTACATGCAATTTTCTAACTACGGATCAGATGATCATTCAACTGCAATCGGGTCGTTATTTACAGATCCCAAAAGTTCCCATCATTTAACGATTCCGTTTGAGGACGAATCGGGACCCGGTGGAAAAGTCAAATATTCGGTCACGTGTTATTTTGCAAAGCAGTTTGATAGTCTTAGAAAGAAATGTTGTCCTAGTGAAGTCGATTATATGCGTTCTTTGAGCCGATGTAAACGGTGGTGTGCACAAGGCGGGAAAAGTAACGCCGATTTTGCAAAATCGTTAGACGAACGGTTTATTATAAAGGGTGTTACTAAAACGGAGTTAGATTCGTTTGAGGAATTCGCCCCGCAGTATTTCAAATACTTGACGGATTCACTTAACTCTGGAAGTCCAACTTGTCTTGCTAAAATCGTCGGCATTTATCAG GTGAATGTGAAGCATATGAGAGGCGGGAAAGAAACAAAAACGCACGTGATGGTGATGGAGAATCTGTTTTTTAAGAAAAATATTTCTAGGGTTTATGATCTTAAGGGGTCCGCAAGGTCTCGTTATAATTCGGATTTGACGGGTACGATGCTAGATATGAACTTATTGGAGGCTTTACGTACGAATCCCATCTTACTTGGAAGCAAAGCTAAGAGAAATCTTGAACGAGCCGTTTGGAACGACACATCTTTCTTAGCG TCGATTGACGTGATGGATTACTCATTACTGGTTGGAGTGGACGAGAATAGTAAAGAGTTGGTTCTTGGTATCATTGATTTTATGAGACAGTATACATGGGACAAACAGCTCGAGACATGGGTGAAAGCGTCCGGGATTCTTGGTGGGCCCAAGAACGCGTCTCCGACCATTATTTCTCCGAAACAGTACAAGAGAAGGTTCCGGAAAGCCATGACGAGTTACTTTCTAACAGTCCCAGATCAATGGTCGTTATGA
- the LOC139896854 gene encoding heavy metal-associated isoprenylated plant protein 37-like, with amino-acid sequence MAKDEDFKLLKIQTCTLRVNLHCDGCKHKVKKILQRIEGVYQVSIDAEQQKVTVSGSVASATLIKKLVKAGKHAEIWSNKSNNNQSQSQNQQNQKGSCKKEDKKNKTQTENFIKGLESLKKQQNDDPFEDDEDLKFLRGKVNQLGFMKQKQQEAAANPANTPKNKSQPNGKKSQNAEGEKTEVENLNEGKKVNDFSSLMNSLGNGGSGGGGNNLGGFEMATGGPQMLMNMNGLGYNQQAQEYNPHSAAAAAAASMMMNLQNRQAMYQRSPIMPPSTGYYYYNYNPAPYSYPYNEPHHGYYYPSNNGGDANMLNDENTSSCSIM; translated from the exons ATGGCTAAAGATGAAGATTTTAAGCTTCTCAAGATCCAG ACTTGTACTCTGAGAGTCAACCTGCACTGTGATGGTTGCAAGCACAAAGTCAAGAAAATTCTTCAAAGAATTGAAG GTGTTTATCAAGTGAGCATAGATGCAGAGCAACAGAAGGTGACTGTTTCAGGAAGTGTAGCCTCAGCAACTTTGATAAAGAAGCTTGTGAAAGCTGGTAAACATGCTGAAATTTGGTCAAACAAGTCAAACAATAACCAAAGTCAAAGTCAAAATCAGCAAAATCAGAAGGGTTCTTGCAAGAAAGAAGACAAGAAAAACAAGACCCAGACTGAAAATTTCATCAAAGGCCTGGAATCCTTGAAAAAACAGCAAAATGATGATCcttttgaagatgatgaagatttgaAGTTTCTCAGAGGAAAAGTAAACCAATTAGGGTTTATGAAACAGAAACAACAAGAAGCAGCTGCAAATCCTGCTAATACTCCCAAAAATAAAAGTCAACCCAATGGGAAAAAAAGTCAAAATGCAGAAGGGGAAAAAACTGAGGTTGAGAATTTGAATGAGGGCAAAAAAGTAAATGACTTTAGTTCATTAATGAACAGCCTTGGTAATGGTGgaagtggtggtggtggtaataATCTTGGTGGGTTTGAAATGGCTACTGGTGGTCCACAAATGCTGATGAACATGAATGGGTTAGGGTACAACCAGCAGGCACAAGAGTACAACCCACattctgctgctgctgctgctgctgcatcAATGATGATGAACCTGCAAAACAGGCAAGCAATGTATCAGAGGTCTCCTATCATGCCACCAAGCACTGGATACTACTACTACAATTACAATCCTGCCCCTTACTCTTACCCTTACAATGAGCCACATCATGGGTACTACTATCCTAGTAACAATGGTGGTGATGCCAACATGTTGAATGATGAGAACACAAGCAGTTGTTCAATTATGTGA
- the LOC139896852 gene encoding uncharacterized protein: protein MMSLLNHTTIFSTTAGLKLPLRFDLLKKSKHIKFQISCSNSYITPNKFKRQYTSVLIVPTGVGASIGGYAGDALPVARTLASVADCVISHPNVLNAAMLYWPMENVLYVEGYALDRFAEDLWALQPVHHNKVGLVLDAGIEEELRIRHLQVVDATRASLGLPVVDYIITDTPLEVEKWIDPKSSQATGRIKHPDSLLRAVHALSDRSMVDAVAVVARFPDDDIEDVDDYRQGKGIDLLAGVEAIISHLVVKNFRIPCAHAPALLPPPLTKSLCPKSAAEELGYTFLPCVLAGLASAPQYLTDNSELQKSGCIVASDVDSVIIPADACGGDAVLAFANKRIKPLIICVQENETVLNDTPDKLGIDVVKVSNYWEAIGVVAAHKAGVDPNSLRRDGIKNITSTTSLLSFNNCVASSSRTFV, encoded by the exons ATGATGTCACTTCTAAACCACACCACAATCTTCTCCACCACCGCCGGCCTGAAACTTCCGCTACGGTTTGACTTACTTAAAAAGTCAAAACACATTAAATTTCAAATCTCATGTTCCAATTCGTATATTACACCAAACAAG TTTAAGAGACAGTACACTAGTGTATTGATTGTACCAACAGGCGTTGGTGCTTCAATTGGTGGTTACGCCGGTGATGCTTTACCGGTTGCCCGAACCCTAGCTTCCGTTGCCGACTGTGTGATTTCTCACCCTAAT GTTCTAAATGCAGCAATGCTTTACTGGCCAATGGAAAATGTTTTGTATGTGGAAGGTTATGCTCTTGATAGATTTGCTGAAGACCTATGGGCACTGCAACCAGTTCACCACAACAag GTGGGATTGGTTCTTGATGCAGGAATAGAGGAAGAGCTACGCATTCGCCATCTACAAGTAGTCGATGCAACACGAGCCTCTCTTGGTTTGCCAGTTGTCGATTATATTATCACCGACACACCTTTAGAG GTTGAGAAATGGATTGATCCAAAGAGCAGTCAGGCAACGGGGAGGATAAAGCATCCCGATTCCCTATTAAGGGCAGTACATGCTTTGTCTGATCGATCTATGGTGGATGCGGTTGCTGTGGTGGCCCGCTTtccagatgatgatattgaagatgTGGATGATTATAGGCAAGGAAAG GGAATTGATTTACTAGCAGGAGTAGAAGCCATAATAAGCCATTTAGTAGTGAAGAATTTTAGAATCCCTTGTGCACATGCACCGGCCCTATTACCGCCTCCACTAACCAAATCTTTATGTCCAAAATCTGCTGCTGAAGAA TTGGGATATACATTCTTGCCATGTGTGCTTGCTGGTTTAGCTAGTGCACCCCAGTACCTCACTGATAATTCTGAGCTGCAAAAGAGCGGCTGCATAGTGGCAAGTGACGTCGATAGTGTAATTATTCCCGCCGACGCTTGCGGAGGAGACGCTGTTCTTGCATTTGCTAATAAAAGAATTAAG CCTTTAATTATATGTGTGCAAGAAAACGAGACTGTGCTCAACGATACTCCTGATAAACTCGGGATTGATGTG GTGAAGGTTTCAAACTATTGGGAGGCTATAGGAGTGGTTGCAGCTCATAAGGCAGGAGTAGACCCGAATTCACTCAGAAGGGATGGGATCAAGAATATTACTAGTACAACTTCTTTACTCAGTTTTAACAATTGTGTCGCTTCTAGTAGTAGAACATTTGTTTGA